The Vitis vinifera cultivar Pinot Noir 40024 chromosome 8, ASM3070453v1 genome segment ttttcttttattttattctcgTTTCTTTGTAACTTAATTTCGACAACTTAAATTCCAtcaccataaaaataaaaaaaaataaaaaataaaaaattcacccCTTGAATGAAGGCGGATTCTATTCATTTGAATGTTGAACAATGATTcataataagaaacaaaaagttcATCATTATGCTTGTAATTGAGTGGATGGGCAAAGGGGAAAACTTCAAAACCCAATTAATTGATGGATTGAAAGGCGATAGAATGGATCTAGAAATGACTTTTACCTAATCAAAGTTCTACACCAACAGTCTCATGTGATCATATGCAGCATATAACCAACGAAATAGACAGGCTTGAGATGTGGAGCCCAATGTCACGGACCTTAACACACAGTTAACATAATTAAACCTCTACAAGCCTAAAGCAATATCAAGAGAAGTACTGTTTGGAAAGTGGGTAGTGATTATCTCAATTTGGGCACCATGTTGGACTACAATGCCAGGACAAATTAACACATGGGATGTACTGATTCTGTTGTGGGAAGAGGTATGGGAAATGCAGAGGAGATATCATAGTATCACGCCCATTCCACatgatttctattttctatgttCTGACTCTGCTTCTGACAAGTGTATTGGTGGCCGTTCTGCCTAGCAGATTTGGGAAACTGATTTCACACCTGAATtccaattcaaatttcatttctCATTCACACTGTCACCAGAAATTGGGGTTTGAACCAACCCACATGTTTGGAAGAAAGTTTGCATGGCTTTACATGGGAAATTCCTTGAGTTCATTGACAACCTGGTGTAACAGAAGATTGAGGATTTGTTGCTCAAACTCTGTGCAGATCTCTTCAAAATATTCAGTCTTACTCGCTTCTTTAGCTTCCCACTTGGactctttcatttcttcttctgtcAACTTGCAGACCTTGCTGAAAATTTCTGTGTAATAATCTTTCTTGGATtgcttgttttcctttttcttgattGCCCTCTGTTCTTGATCTTCAGTGTTTGATATTCGAATGAGGTTTGGAGCTGGGTAGTCCCAGTTAGccagttttgatgatgatttcttCCTTTTGGATCCCATCTTCCTTGAATGTCCTGCTGAAAacatttgaaaaccaaaaaaaaaaaaaagattataacGAAGTTGCAGATATGCCAAAGCATATTAAATTGAGGAGACTAATTTACCTGATGGAGTTGGATGATGGACTGGAAAACCATAGTGATCAAGAACTGAAACTGGACTTGAATTTTCTGAATCACACTCTGGCTCTACTTTGTTGACTCCACGCTGACCCTTGTCCTTCTTCTTTGTGAATTTTGATCCAACTGAGGCTTCCCTCACTGGGCTTTTCACCTTGGAAGTTGCAGGAACATCCTTCTTCTTCTGAAGCAAGACTGAACCAGAATCCTCAACTCCATAGCAGGTACCAAGCTTGGAAGAAAGTTTACCAGACACCCTCTTCGGCTCATTCTTTCCTTTACAAGCCCTCTTGCTGTTCTCTCCACTCTCCCTTTTCTTCACGAGCGCCTTCTCTTTCGAGTTGTCTTTGCTTTtgcttctctcttctttcttctgCTTCAATTCTGGAAACCTCATTTCAGATTTCCTCATGTGTGGTCCCATCTCCCCTGCTTCACCCACATTATCCAAGAAGAGAACAAAGCAGTCATGATTTTGCTGGTGCAGGGAGGTGGGGACCTCACGGAAGGACACTGAAGTCCTAACACGACGATGCTGGCCACCTTGAGCTGGATCAACTTCCGGAAAGTAATCCATGAAATTCAGAGACATGCTTCGAGTAATTGAATTCAGAGCTGCTGCTCTTGGAACCCAATTTCTCTCTGGCAATGAATCCAACCCCATTAGCCTTGCCACTATTCCTGGACTTGCGCCAACCTCAACCGTGGCCTCACCCACTGAATCTTTACATGGATTCTTCAGCTCATCTGTGCTCAATTCTGGAATCTGATCAGATGGGTGTGTTGGGAGACTACCTGTGCATAGTAGCCGGCGTACAGCACCCGAAAAACACTTGGTAAACCCTGTGTCACTAGGTGAATTTGCCATATCAGAAGCAGAAAATGGAGcggaaaatgagagagagatgAGCTATATGGGAAGGCAGAGATATGGAGTTAAACTAAAGACGTTGGCACTTTGGCGGTGGAATTCAAAACTATCAAAAACCCAATCCAGATAATTAGTCAGACAAATTAGGAAGGCAGCGTAGAGTATAGGCGGGGTCAAGATTTGAAAACTGGTTGAACATgggagaagaggaagaagaatgaGG includes the following:
- the LOC100247091 gene encoding uncharacterized protein LOC100247091 isoform X1 yields the protein MANSPSDTGFTKCFSGAVRRLLCTGSLPTHPSDQIPELSTDELKNPCKDSVGEATVEVGASPGIVARLMGLDSLPERNWVPRAAALNSITRSMSLNFMDYFPEVDPAQGGQHRRVRTSVSFREVPTSLHQQNHDCFVLFLDNVGEAGEMGPHMRKSEMRFPELKQKKEERSKSKDNSKEKALVKKRESGENSKRACKGKNEPKRVSGKLSSKLGTCYGVEDSGSVLLQKKKDVPATSKVKSPVREASVGSKFTKKKDKGQRGVNKVEPECDSENSSPVSVLDHYGFPVHHPTPSAGHSRKMGSKRKKSSSKLANWDYPAPNLIRISNTEDQEQRAIKKKENKQSKKDYYTEIFSKVCKLTEEEMKESKWEAKEASKTEYFEEICTEFEQQILNLLLHQVVNELKEFPM
- the LOC100247091 gene encoding uncharacterized protein LOC100247091 isoform X2; amino-acid sequence: MANSPSDTGFTKCFSGAVRRLLCTGSLPTHPSDQIPELSTDELKNPCKDSVGEATVEVGASPGIVARLMGLDSLPERNWVPRAAALNSITRSMSLNFMDYFPEVDPAQGGQHRRVRTSVSFREVPTSLHQQNHDCFVLFLDNVGEAGEMGPHMRKSEMRFPELKQKKEERSKSKDNSKEKALVKKRESGENSKRACKGKNEPKRVSGKLSSKLGTCYGVEDSGSVLLQKKKDVPATSKVKSPVREASVGSKFTKKKDKGQRGVNKVEPECDSENSSPVSVLDHYGFPVHHPTPSGHSRKMGSKRKKSSSKLANWDYPAPNLIRISNTEDQEQRAIKKKENKQSKKDYYTEIFSKVCKLTEEEMKESKWEAKEASKTEYFEEICTEFEQQILNLLLHQVVNELKEFPM